Proteins encoded in a region of the Xiphophorus couchianus chromosome 11, X_couchianus-1.0, whole genome shotgun sequence genome:
- the fbl gene encoding rRNA 2'-O-methyltransferase fibrillarin, which yields MRPGFSPRGDRGGRGGGRGGFRGGFGDRGGRGGRGGGFRSPDGGGFRGRGGGRGTPRGRGGRGGSRGGLGGGKRVLIEPHRHEGVFICRGKEDALVTKNMVMGESVYGEKRMSVEEGEAKIEYRAWNPFRSKLAAAILGGIDKIHIKPGAKVMYLGAASGTTVSHVSDIVGPEGLVYAVEFSHRSGRDLLNVAKKRTNIIPIIEDARHPHKYRMLVGMVDVIFADVAQPDQTRIVALNAHNFLKNGGHFVISIKANCIDSTAAPEAVFASEVKKMSAENMKPQEQLTLEPYERDHAVVVGIYRPPPKQKK from the exons GTTTCAGTCCGCGTGGAGACAGAGGAGGACGAGGCGGAGGTCGTGGAGGGTTCAGAGGTGGCTTCGGTGACCGGGGGGgccgaggaggaagag GTGGAGGCTTTAGGTCCCCAGACGGTGGAGGATTTCGAGGCAGAGGTGGCGGGAGAGGCACCccgagaggaagaggaggaaggggcGGCAGCAGAGGAGGCTTAGGAGGAGGGAAAAGGGTTCTGATCGAGCCTCACAGACATGAAG gagTGTTTATCTGCAGAGGGAAGGAGGACGCCCTGGTCACCAAGAACATGGTGATGGGAGAATCTGTGTACGGAGAGAAGAGAATGAGTGTGGAG GAAGGAGAGGCCAAGATTGAGTACAGAGCCTGGAATCCTTTCCGCTCAAAGCTGGCAGCAGCTATTCTAGGAGGAATTGACAAGATCCATATCAAACCTGGAGCCAAGGTCATGTACCTGGGGGCCGCCTCTGGGACCACCGTGTCCCACGTCTCAGACATTGTTGGACCG GAGGGACTGGTCTATGCGGTGGAGTTCTCCCATCGATCGGGTCGTGATCTTCTCAATGTGGCAAAGAAACGCACCAATATCATTCCAATCATTGAAGACGCCAGGCATCCACACAAATACCGCATGTTGGTTG GCATGGTGGATGTCATTTTTGCCGATGTGGCCCAGCCTGACCAGACAAGGATTGTTGCTTTGAATGCTCACAACTTCCTGAAAAATGGAGGACACTTTGTTATCTCAATTAAG gcCAACTGTATAGACTCCACAGCAGCTCCAGAGGCAGTTTTTGCTTCTGAAGTGAAGAAGATGAGTGCTGAGAACATGAAGCCACAGGAACAGCTGACTCTGGAGCCCTATGAGAGAGACCACGCTGTGGTGGTGGGCATCTACAG acctCCACCTAAACAGAAGAAATGA